A region from the Maridesulfovibrio zosterae DSM 11974 genome encodes:
- the rfaE1 gene encoding D-glycero-beta-D-manno-heptose-7-phosphate kinase, whose protein sequence is MDKKILSVLPSLQGQKVLIIGDVMLDHYVIGSVDRISPEAPVPVVQVTEEKYLLGGAGNVACNIVSLGGEPHLIGFVGADEEGRLFNRLCSESGIKCYLQNADDRPTTKKTRVMAHNQQMVRVDREKNSDFSDALLDELFLFLEKEICDFKVVILSDYGKGALSEKFFARFWELLEKKQHKPHVLVDPKTVNYDRYKSVTMLTPNSKEAGEGASMAVNNKADVLEAGRRLFDRLSPTHLLITLGGDGMAFFESSNVVKHVPTFARKVFDVTGAGDTVIATLGLGLASGLDPLTSAILANYAAGIVVGQVGAATVTVEELAEAVRDWPKPEVNNWSESS, encoded by the coding sequence ATGGATAAAAAAATATTGAGTGTGCTCCCAAGTCTTCAGGGGCAGAAAGTTTTGATCATTGGTGATGTCATGCTTGATCATTATGTGATAGGTTCCGTTGATAGGATTTCTCCTGAAGCTCCCGTTCCAGTTGTGCAGGTTACAGAGGAAAAATACCTCCTTGGCGGAGCAGGGAATGTTGCTTGTAATATTGTTTCGCTTGGTGGTGAACCTCATCTCATTGGATTTGTGGGGGCAGATGAGGAGGGGCGGCTTTTTAATCGTCTTTGCTCTGAATCTGGAATAAAGTGTTATTTGCAAAATGCTGATGACAGGCCGACTACTAAGAAAACACGCGTTATGGCTCATAATCAGCAAATGGTCAGAGTGGACCGTGAGAAAAACTCTGATTTTTCTGATGCCTTATTGGATGAATTGTTTCTTTTTCTTGAAAAAGAAATTTGTGATTTTAAAGTTGTGATTCTTTCTGATTATGGGAAAGGGGCTCTTTCTGAAAAGTTTTTTGCCCGTTTTTGGGAGCTACTTGAAAAGAAACAGCATAAGCCTCATGTTCTTGTTGATCCCAAGACGGTTAATTATGATCGCTACAAATCTGTCACAATGCTCACTCCTAACTCAAAAGAAGCTGGGGAGGGCGCATCAATGGCTGTAAATAATAAGGCGGATGTGCTTGAAGCTGGACGCAGATTATTCGACCGTCTCAGCCCTACTCATCTGCTTATCACGCTGGGTGGGGATGGTATGGCTTTTTTTGAGTCCAGTAATGTGGTTAAGCATGTCCCTACTTTTGCCCGTAAGGTCTTTGATGTGACAGGTGCTGGTGATACTGTGATCGCAACGCTTGGACTAGGACTGGCATCAGGTCTTGATCCACTTACTTCAGCTATACTTGCAAATTATGCTGCGGGGATTGTGGTCGGTCAGGTTGGAGCTGCAACAGTAACTGTTGAAGAGTTGGCAGAAGCTGTTCGTGACTGGCCTAAGCCAGAGGTTAATAACTGGAGTGAATCATCCTAG
- a CDS encoding ParB/RepB/Spo0J family partition protein, whose translation MAGVTGGLGRGLDALLGGAQSSTGVSGINHNENAIDARQIKIDMIVANPNQPRKEFSAEALKDLSESIRAKGVLQPVLVRPVAGRKDRFELVAGERRLRASKLAGLDEIPAVIRDMTDLESMAIALIENLQREDLNPIEEASGYQELISKFGLSQEQLARQVGKSRSALSNSMRLLTLSESIQGAIGESKISAGHGRALMAVADDAVREELFQLIMSEGLSVRQAEGAASYFKENGKLPKMPLSGDEVKAKPKKKEPKSKDENLERIKGRLESALETKIVFSGSHNKGKMTINFSSEEELERLVAILELRS comes from the coding sequence ATGGCAGGTGTAACAGGCGGTTTAGGAAGAGGCTTGGATGCCCTTCTTGGCGGCGCACAATCCAGTACAGGTGTTTCTGGTATAAATCATAATGAAAATGCTATTGATGCCCGTCAAATTAAAATTGACATGATTGTGGCTAATCCAAATCAGCCGCGTAAAGAATTTTCTGCCGAGGCTTTAAAAGATTTATCGGAATCAATTCGAGCAAAAGGTGTTTTACAGCCTGTTTTGGTCAGGCCGGTTGCTGGACGTAAAGATCGTTTTGAGCTGGTTGCCGGTGAACGCCGCCTTCGAGCTTCAAAGCTTGCAGGGCTGGATGAAATTCCTGCGGTAATTCGTGACATGACAGATCTTGAAAGCATGGCCATTGCCTTAATCGAGAACCTGCAGCGCGAAGATTTAAACCCCATAGAAGAAGCTTCTGGATATCAGGAGTTGATTTCAAAATTTGGACTCAGCCAGGAACAATTAGCAAGACAGGTTGGGAAAAGCCGCTCAGCTCTGTCCAATTCAATGCGCTTACTGACTCTCTCAGAATCTATTCAGGGGGCTATCGGGGAGAGCAAAATATCTGCAGGTCATGGCCGGGCATTAATGGCTGTGGCAGATGACGCAGTCCGTGAAGAGTTGTTTCAGCTTATCATGTCAGAAGGTTTGTCTGTGCGTCAGGCTGAAGGAGCTGCTTCGTATTTTAAGGAAAATGGCAAACTTCCGAAAATGCCACTCTCTGGTGACGAAGTAAAAGCTAAGCCCAAAAAGAAAGAACCCAAATCTAAAGATGAAAATTTAGAAAGAATTAAAGGGCGGCTTGAATCTGCTCTTGAGACGAAAATTGTTTTTAGCGGATCTCACAACAAGGGTAAAATGACAATTAATTTTTCATCTGAAGAAGAGCTTGAACGGCTTGTGGCCATTCTTGAGCTGCGTTCATAG